ACCGCGCCGAAGATGATGTTGGCCTCGGGGTGCGCGGCCTCGCTCACCAGCTGGGCCGCCTCGTTGATCTCGAACAGGCCGAGGTCCGAACCGCCGGAGATCGAGAGCAGTACGCCCCGGGCTCCGTCGATGGAGGCTTCCAGGAGCGGCGAGGAGATCGCCATCTCGGCAGCGGCCACCGCGCGGTCGTCGCCGCGGGCCGAGCCGATGCCCATGAGGGCCGAACCGGCCTCGGACATCACGGACTTGACGTCGGCGAAGTCGAGGTTGATCAGACCGGGGGTGGTGATGAGGTCGGTGATGCCCTGTACACCGGAGAGCAGGACCTGGTCCGCCGACTTGAACGCGTCGAGGACGGAGACCTGGCGGTCCGAGATGGACAGCAGCCGGTCGTTCGGGATGACGATGAGGGTGTCGACCTCTTCGCGGAGTTCCGCGATGCCGTCCTCGGCCTGGTTGGCGCGGCGCCGGCCCTCGAAGGTGAAGGGGCGGGTGACCACGCCGATGGTGAGTGCGCCGAGCGAGCGGGCGATGTTGGCCACCACCGGCGCGCCGCCGGTACCGGTGCCGCCGCCCTCGCCGGCCGTCACGAAGACCATGTCGGCCCCCTTGAGGACCTCCTCGATCTCCTCGCGGTGATCCTCCGCGGCCTTGCGGCCGACGGCCGGGTTGGCTCCGGCGCCGAGTCCGCGGGTGAGTTCGCGGCCGACGTCGAGCTTGACGTCGGCGTCGCT
This sequence is a window from Streptomyces ortus. Protein-coding genes within it:
- the ftsZ gene encoding cell division protein FtsZ; its protein translation is MAAPQNYLAVIKVIGVGGGGVNAINRMIEVGLKGVEFIAINTDAQALLMSDADVKLDVGRELTRGLGAGANPAVGRKAAEDHREEIEEVLKGADMVFVTAGEGGGTGTGGAPVVANIARSLGALTIGVVTRPFTFEGRRRANQAEDGIAELREEVDTLIVIPNDRLLSISDRQVSVLDAFKSADQVLLSGVQGITDLITTPGLINLDFADVKSVMSEAGSALMGIGSARGDDRAVAAAEMAISSPLLEASIDGARGVLLSISGGSDLGLFEINEAAQLVSEAAHPEANIIFGAVIDDALGDEVRVTVIAAGFDGGQPPSKRDTVLGSSSAKRDEPAPVRSNDSRPSFGSLGSVTPKEAPEPAPEPASNELPPVSPPVPPSRTYSDSAAEELDVPDFLK